The sequence CAATATGCCTGAAAACTCTTCCAACTCACCATCATATCCCCATTGTAATGACAATAACACTCTCTTTCGTTGTTCACTAAGCAACCATTCAGGAACGACCTTCCATTCTTCCGGTAAATGTCTCATCACTTCAGGATTTAGAAAACGCTTAAGCCAGGGATGGGGAATCTGCTTTATAATTATCCCTTTTGCATTAAGGGCCGAGAAAGTCTGCGTACTAACATCGTCCAATGATAGGATACCTTTCGGAAGCGACTCCGATTCTCGCTGATCCCACCCCCACGGTATCTTTGTATACCCGATGCCATGCAACAATTCGACGACAGGAAGACCTCGACTGTGTGCTGCCTTGCACATGGCTGGAGGTGATCCTATTGTAATCACAACGCGACATCGAGCACGATCAAATAGTTCGTCATAAAATCTTTGCTCGTAAGATGTGATCCATCTGACTGTTTCTGTACTTAACCTGATACCCGCTTTCTTTACTAATTGGTAAAGCATTAGTAGAATCTTACCTAAAAACAGCCTACGGTTTGCAGAGACAGGCCTACCCCAAGCCTTTTTACCAACTAATATAGAAGGGGGAAGGGCAAATTGTGCACACTTCCATCCATCTCGGATCAATTCCTCAGCTACGCTGTCAATAAGCCTCGAGTATGCTTGTCCTCTGAGCATATCACCGCGATCAACGTCGTGACAGCACAGCAAGACGTCACAAATCTCTATATTGTGATAGGAATCCTTGATAAGGAGTGAGCGTAGGTCTTCAAAAATGACCTCTATCTTGTTTTTGAAGGAAGACACTCGTAACAACATAAAACATCTTTAGACACAGAAACAAGGCTATTATCTCACCGAATACGTTCATCAGTCCCAGTCAGGAAAAGTTTCCGGTAAACGTCTTTGATAGTAAAGAGTAGACCTTCCATGAGGACATACCCTCCGCTGTTCTCCTACTGCCAATAGCCCTTTCTTGCGCAGAAATTTCTCTTCTTGTTTGAACTTCCGTTAGGTGATCCTTTGAAAAAGCATGACGACGTTGTGCTGCTTTCGTTCATTTGCGTCGACGTCCTGAAACAGCTTGTATGTATATGGCAGAGAGAAGATTTTCTGGACCGGATGAAGGCCGGTATCCCAGTCATAACTTCCGTCATCCCATTCTTTGATACACTGAAAACCGTTAGCGACCGCTGTATGGACAAGGTATTCTTTCGTATATTGTCTAAGATAGGTGTAGTCATCGAACATCCATCGTGCGCAAACTGCTCGAGACGCTGGGCTGAAACTAATCCAGAGAAATCCTTGTGTATTAAGTACCTTAATGACACCCAGATATTCCATCATTGCATCTGCCACCTCTTTTGCAAAAGCTGTTACGACCACTTTGCTTGCTATAGACCTCATATCAGATGCAAAAAAGCCAGGTTCACCGCTTACATCAAGTATGCTCTTGCCCTTAGGCGATAATCCTAGTTCGTGTAGCCTTTTAATAACCACTTCCATCTCACCAGTCCATTTTCCACGGTTACCGGATGTTATGTAGTCTATATAATACTTGTAGAAGTCAGCCCCTTGATCCTTTTTTCCGAGAAGGGGTATCAGTCCTCTAACCTTTGGAATTGGTTTGATTAACGGTGCTAAAGAGTTAATAAAACTTTCAAGAGGATACTTCCGCTTTTGTTGCCTTTCATAGTTGCCTGTTGACAAGTCTTGTATCCATATACTCTTGTAAGTATTAAACACTTTTTTGTCACTCATAGCAGAAATCCTTTCACGTCACGTTATTTCATCAGGCTAAGACGTGTTTGCAGTTTGGCAACGAGCAACTGAATCTGCTGTTTTTCATTGTCTGACAAGAATCCGGATATAGTGATCAAGAATGGGAATAGACATAGAATGATGGACTTACCCGCAATCTCGAACCCAATCATTGACCAGGGAATCGAATTGCCGATGATCCACAAAGTCATTGTAATGACAAACAAGATTGCCAGACGTCTGTATTCGTAGACATCCAGATATGTTTTGCGGGCAAACCACCATGTCAAAAGAAGCATGATCCCGTAACTGAGAAATGTCGTCCATGCGGCTGCTATTACACCATGGACAGGTATCAGGCAAATATTTAAGATGATGTTTGCAACTGACGAAATACCTGTAATCTGAGACACGATGGCTGTTTGTCTACGCAAAAATAGAAAGTTAACTGGGAAGTAATAGAGACTGGACAAAAGTATCCCTGCAACGATCCATGAGGCAATTTTACCTGCATCATGATACTCAGAAGGGGTTAGCAGAACGATGGTTGGTTGTGCTGCCAGACCGAGGAAAAGAGCTGCTAAACAGAGAGTCATGGCAAAATATGTGCCCATCTGACCTAATTGAGAGGCAATTTTTGTGCCTCTTTCAGCATCAATTCTAAACAGATATGGAACCCATGCCAGGTTCATTGCATACGCAATCAGATTAAGAAGTGTACCGTAAGAGTAAGCTAATGAATATAAGCCTAGATGGTCGAGTGGAACATACCATTGCAAGATCGTGCGATCTGAGAGTTCAAGCAGCCAACTTGACAGCGAATGAGGAACGAGAGGTAATGAAAAGATCAGAGCCTGCTTTAGAACATTCGCTTTGAAGGACAATGTTAGAGTACGCAGAGCCAAAGTTGTATATGGAACCACCATGATTAGTGCAGCGATCAAATATCCTGTCAATATTCCGGTAACCCCCCAACGTAGATGGACTAAAAACCATAATGCCAATCCTATCTGCAAAAGTGAGCCGAAAAGAGAGAATATGACGTATAAGCTGCTACGCTCTTGAGTCTGCAGCAATCTAAGAGGAATTAGCCCCCATGAATTCAGGTATGTCGTCCAGATTGCAAGGCGGATATATGGATGAAATGGCACGTCACGAACTACCATAGGTAACAGCAATGAACCTAATTGATCTAACAAAAGAGCAATAACGCCACCTAAAAGAACAACGCTAACAAAAAGAGTTCCGATGTTTTTTCGTCGTTCCTTCTCGTCTGAGCCATCAAAGTAAATGACTGGAATAAATCCGTGAATGCTAAGAGAAATAAAAATAGACACCACACTGGAAACAACATTGGCTAATGCCCATATTCCATAGTCTGACGGATTCAATAAGCGAGTATATAATGGCAACAGGAGAAATGAAATCGCTCTGAGAAAGAGATCTCCTGCTCCATAAATGGCTGATTTTGTAGCCAAGCTCTTAATCTCTGAAAACATGGATGATTTGTAAGCAACACTTACAACTTATTCCGTCATAACCAGGTTCCACCTCAACGGCGTTCCCTTCTCAACATCCCTCACCGCCCGCCGACCCAAAATCTCTGGCAGATATTTCGGTGGTAGTCCATAGCCTGGCCGAATAGATCGCACATTTTCTTCCGTAAACACCTCCCCTGCTTTCATATCCTTCACCACAAACAACGACCTTCGGAACACCCTACTTCGAGCCTCCCGTTCGCTCACCCCATAATGCACCTTTCCCAAAGTCTTCTCTACAGTACGAATCGCTTCAACCATTGCCTTAAACTCATGCGGCTCTAGTGAGAATGCACTATCAGGGCCAGGAATGTCACGAGATAATGTGAAATGCTTCTCTACAATGCAAGCACCTAACACCACTGCTGCCACTGGCGCCGCAATACCTAGGGTATGGTCTGAAAGCCCTACTGGAACACTGAAGGCATCCGCTAGGTGCGGAATGGTCCTCAAATTCATCTCCTCGGGTGGAGCAGGGTAGGCGCTTGTGCATTTGAGTAGGGCGATTTGAGTTGCTCCGGCACGGCGAGCAGCGTGCACTGCTTCTTCTATTTCACCTAATGTCGCCATCCCGGTGGAAATGATCAACGGCTTGCCCGTGCGTGCCATCTTCTCGATGAGAGGGATATCTACGATCTCAAAAGATGCCACCTTATGAATCGGAACCTCTATCTGTTCTAAGAAGTCAACGGCTGTAGGATCAAAGGCTGTGGAGAAGAGGTCTATGCCGATACTATCAGCGATCTCTTTGAGTTTAGTCTGCCATTCCCAGGGGGTGTAGGCTTCGCTGTAGAGATCGTAAAGGGTGTGACCGTCCCAAAGTGTTCCTCCACTGATACGGAAATACTCCTTGTCTGATTGAATTGTGAGTGTATCGGCTGTGTATGTTTGCAGCTTGACGGCATCCGCACCTGCTTCTTTGGCAGTATGTAGGAGGCGCACTGCTTGATCAAAATCCTGACAGTGATTCGCAGACATCTCAGCGACAATGTAGGCTGGCTCACCTAGCCCGATTCGTCGATTCTTAATTTCTATGTGTGACATCATTGCGTACCACCTCTATCAGACAAAACGTATCAGCTCAAACGCCTCCGCAGCTTCTACCCCCACCACGCTCCTCCGGCGCTGCGCAATCGCATGCAGCGCTTGGGGCGAGCGAGGATGAGAAAAAGATCGGGCTTCACTCTCATACAGCGCCATAGCCTACACCTCGGTCTCTAGTTAGGAACCGATCACTGGTCGTATTGCCGTTGAAGAAAGAAGATATGCATACGCTTAACACTCGAACTGCCTCAAGAGTCAATTGCTTATAGGACACCACCAAGTACCATTGACTAGGATGTTTCCTTATAATTTTGTCAAACTCTCGTCTGTTCCAAGAGTTCCTGCCAACAACTATGTAGATATGACTCAGGATTCACTATTCACTGTTTCGCGTCCTGATATAGTGTATGGCTACATTGCCCCTTATATTTTCGATACTCAGTCTTTTAAAACCAGCTCTTTCAAAAGCTCTTATTGACGCCTCATTGTTCGGTTTAATAAACGCGTGGACAGAGCGTATGTGCGTTAAGCGAAATACTTCATTCACCGCCTTGCTTATCAGAAGTGTTCCGTATCCCAGTCCGCGCTTATCTTTATCTATATTTATACTAATTTCTGCTTCGCCATCCGTATCAATGTCAAACCGTACCTGTCCTATTGGCGCGTTTTCCCGGTTTACTGCAATGAAGAAAAAGCAGTTAGGCTCAAGCAACTTTCGAGTAAACCACTGGACATGCTTGTCCCAAGGTATCGGATCTGATGAAAAAGATGACGCTCTTGTTTCCTTCTCATTTGCCCATTCCCAGAGCAATCTGCAATCGTCTTCTCGAACACGTCTTAGCCTCAGTTTATCGTCCCTTATATCCATCAAGACCCGCGCAGCTCCTTCACCATCCACTAACTGCCGTCCACATTGGCTCATTTTAGCACGTGTCTTCGGATCCCTCAGCAACTGCGTCAATATCTGAGCCATTTTCATAGAAGAAACATCAATATACCATCCCAAATTTACAACCACCCCCATGGTATCAAGGTGTTCAGCAATTGAACGTTGATTGCTAGCGAGAATTAAGGTGAGGGTAGGTACCCCCATAAAAGCTAATTCCCAACTTGTACTTCCTCCACCTGATATGGCCACATCGGCCCAGGCCATCAGTTCGGGCATGTTCGTCACGTTGCTTTCCAGCCGGATGGAGGAGCGCGCATCCTGAACGGCGGATTGCAGTTCTTCATAATGGGGATTACTACCACCCACCACAACGATTGCCTCCAGTCCATCCAAATCAACCTGCTGCAATGCCTGAATCACCTTGAGGGTCACGTTATCGGGGTCGCTACCGCCCATTGTGACCAACACCTTACGCGCCACATCCGGTATTTCCCGCTTCCAGCCGCGCCACTTGAGAAACTCCCGTCGGAGAAGAGCATAACGTGTTCCAAGCAGTAGTTGGGTATAGGGCTCTCTGTTTCTGTACAGCTCTTCATGAGCATAGACATTTTGGTTGAGAATGAGGTCTGCGTAACAATACTCGAAACTTCCTAAATCGTCAATGAGTAGAAGCCGACACTTCTGGTTCTTAATAATCCGCTGGTAATCAGTACCAAAGTGATAACCATCTACTACAATCCAGTCAGCCCCTACCTGATGTGCATAGTATGATGTCTGAATTGCATCATCTATGCTCCCAGATTGAACCGACAAGTGAACGATTTCCATCCCTTCTGATTGCAGGCGGGACTCCAGCGCTGGTGCTTTGATAGCCATTAGAAAAACCGCTTGACCGCCAGCATCCTGCCAGGCTTGGGCCAGGGCCAGACAGCGCATTAGGTGACCTGTGCCAATTTGGACGCTAGCATCAGTGCGAATGAGTAAAGGATTTACCCAATTTCCCATTCAAATCACCTTTTGCTGTATATGCCGGTTGATTTCCAACCACTCCGGGTGTTCTTCCAGCGCTTTGAGAACCTCGTGCCAAGAGAAACCATCGTGGTCAAAGTAGTCATATATCTGGCGTACAAAGGTGAGATCTTCGGTTGTATCCACTGTCCAGCGCATGGCAGAATAGTCCACCTGGCTGAGGACATTATGAATGCGAAATCGGTCAGGATTGCGATAGATATAGGGAGTGACGTGCTCACGCCAAGTTGGATTGCGATCTTCATGCCAAGCCCGATCTAACGCATCTCTGCTCATAACTTCGGTATCCAGACCCTGTGGGAATGTGCGTTGGGGCCACGTATTAGTAGCATAATCTAACTCCGGCCAGCGTTCCAAGAACTCTTGCACCACTTGATCTACAATCTCTGGTTCTATCAGTGGGCAATCCGAGGTAATGCGAACAATGAGATCGGCCTGATATTTCTTAGCCGCCTGATAATAGCGATCAAGAACATCCTCCTCACTCCCACGGAACCAGGACCAGTCACGGGCCTTACACAATTCGACAATTACATCATCTAATACATTTGTTGTCGTTGCTATTGCTACTTCTTGGATGGTTTTTGCCCGACCGGTACGGTTAACAACTCGTGCTAACATTGGCTCGCCAGCCAGGTCTTGTAATACTTTTCCTGGCAGTCGGGTACTTCCCATTCGGGCTTGGATGATTGCAACCGTCTTCATCTCTCTTCTCTACTGAAAGTTTTCTCAAGCAACCACCAGTGTGTCCTATCAAAGCCATCTTCAGACCTTAAGTATCCACTCCGAATAAGCGTCAGGTCGGAGAATCGGCTTTGGTAGTGCTGGAGAAAATCTCGCTTCCATAAGAGGTTATCATGCCCTCGGTAATGCACGACCGTCTCTTCTTGGGCAAAATATTCGATTGCCAGAATGTAGCGCTTGCTCACTCGATAGATCTCGCTTAGAGCCAATGGAAGATCTTTAAGCGGGATATGGATCAATACTCCGGCAGTAAACACAAGGTCGAAATACCCGTCCTTGAACGGCAAGTCAAAAGCCTGACCGTACAGCACGCCCACCTTTACACTGGATGCCCTGGCAATCTCCAGTGCGTAGCGGTTTGGTTCCACACCAACGACATCGCTCTCCTCCCCAAGAAGTTCGGCAAGACAAACAAGATTGTGCCCTCGGTTACATCCAACCTCAAGTACTCGCTTGATGGGTATGCTATCCAACATCTGTTGAAAAGCAGGTAACCGGGCTCGCCAATCAATCTCGTTACGATCTGTGTAGTCTTTACCGAAATCACCTTCCCAAATTTCCAGTGGATGTGTCATTTTTTCCTCCAGTATCATCAAACTGTGAATGCACGTACGACTTTATGCACGGCTTCGATAACATCTTCCACATCGGCATCAGTCATCTGCGGAAAAATGGGGAGCGAGATGATCTGCTCGTAGGCCGCTTCTGCTACAGGGCACATACCCGGTTTCGTACCAAGCTGCTTTCGATAAAAAGGGTGCAAATGCACCGGAATATAGTGGACATTAACCCCGATCCCTTCGGCCCGCAAAGCAGCAAAGATCTGTCCCCGAGTCGCCTGGAGTTTAGTCACATCGAGTCGGATCACGTAAAGGTGATAAGCATGAGAAACTTCTGCACGAACACCCAATGGCTGCACGGCTGGAATCTCGGCGAATGCAGAATTGTACTGCTGCGCGATTTCTTGTCTACGCTTGACCCAAGCAGCGAGCTTTCGCAACTGACTTAATCCAAGCGCACACTGAATGTCTGTGATACGGTAATTGTAGCCCAAATCCACCATTTCGTAGAACCAGGAACCCTGTTGCTCGCGCTGGCGGTGGTCGCTGGTTATACCGTGGTTGCGGAAGACACGTATTCGACGAGCGAGTTCAGCATCATTGGTAGAAATCATTCCCCCTTCGCCAGTGGTAATATGTTTTACCGGATGAAAGCTAAAGGTACTTATATCGGCCAACTGACCGACCGGGCGTCCCTTGTAATTGCCACCCAACGAATGACAGGCATCAGCAATCAGCTTTATGTTGTATCGGTCAGCGAGTTCACGAAGGGTATCATAATCGCACGGTTGGCCTGTATAGTCTACTGCAATGATAGCCTTTGTCTTTGTTGAAATATGCTTTATGACCTGTTCCGGATCAATAAGCAGTGTGTCAGGATGTACATCAACAAAAACTGGACGGCCACCCTGAAAGACAACACTATTAGCTGTAGCAGCGAATGTTATAGCCGGAACAATAACCTCATCCCTCGGTTTAATATCAATTGCATACATTGCTGCGTGCAGGGCCGCAGTACCGCTACTAACCGCCACCGCCTCCAGAGAACCTGTCAATGCTGCAAAAGCCTGCTCAAATTCCGGTATCTTCGGGCCGGTCGTGAGCCAGTCTGAACGAAGGACATCAACAACCGCTGCAATATCATCATCGTCAACCAACTGCCTACCATACGGCAGAAGTTTTTGTCGAATGGGAGTGCCGCCTTGTATAGCAAGTTTTCCAGGACCATGTCTACCCATACTACTACCCCTTCACCGTGGCTTGGGAAAAGATGAACAATACAGATCTTTATATTATCGAAGATCAAACCGAGTTACACATAACTGATTATCCTTATGTTTCATATCAAAGTGGAATGAAAGATTGCGAAACTTTCGCTCAATATTTATCCTTAGATGCGAACGTTAAACCCCTTTTTCTTAAGAAAATATTTCGCCTCTAAAGGCGTTTGATGAGTGAAGTAAAAAATGCTGGATGCTGCTACTGCCGAAACACCACTTTCTGCTAATACCTGAGCCATATGTTCGTAGTTTCCCGCTCCACCAGATGCAATTACTGGTATAGATACTACCTCACTTACTTGGCGCACCAAATCAATATCATACCCCATCATAGTACCATCACGATCTATAGACGTGATAATAATTTCACCTGCGCCTAACTTCTCTGCCTTAATCGCAGCGGATACGGGGTCTATTCCTGTATTAACAGTTCCTGAATGTGTATAAACTTCATATAAACCGTTATACTTTCTCCGTGCATCTATTGAAACCACCACACACTGAGATCCAAATTTCTGAGCCGCTTTATGAACTATGTCAGGATTTTCAATAAAAGCTGTGTTAATTACCACTTTGTCTGCCCCTACTGCAAGTAGATTTCTCACATCGTCTATGTCAGATATACCACCTCCTACTGTAAAAGGAACGAAACATTCATCAGCTAGTTCATCTACGATTTCGAAGTCAGGATGTCTTCTTTGTATCGTGGCTGTTATGTCTAAAAAGATTAGTTCATCGACTTCCCGTAAATTATATACCTTAATCGCCTGCATAGCAGAACCTACCCTTCGCCACGAGTCAAACTGCACACCTTTAACCAGACCAAAATCTTTATATAACAGAATAGGAATTATCCTTATCTTTGTTGGCATAAAACAACTCTCCCACTCAGGAAAATCTATCGCTGAACTGGCAGATCGTATGTTAAAGTAATTTACTGATAATCTCGTGCATTGAGAAAATTCTTGATTAACTGAAACCCGAATCGCAGACTTTTCTCTGGATGAAATTGTACGCCAAAAATTAAACCTTTCTGAACTGCAGACACAAAGCCATCTCCATAGATTGTTCTCGCAACAATAACATTATCCTCCATCACGCAGAAATGATAACTATGAACAAAATAAAAATCTTTTCCAGAGGGG comes from Chloroflexus sp. Y-396-1 and encodes:
- a CDS encoding pseudaminic acid biosynthesis-associated methylase, whose amino-acid sequence is MTHPLEIWEGDFGKDYTDRNEIDWRARLPAFQQMLDSIPIKRVLEVGCNRGHNLVCLAELLGEESDVVGVEPNRYALEIARASSVKVGVLYGQAFDLPFKDGYFDLVFTAGVLIHIPLKDLPLALSEIYRVSKRYILAIEYFAQEETVVHYRGHDNLLWKRDFLQHYQSRFSDLTLIRSGYLRSEDGFDRTHWWLLEKTFSREER
- the pseI gene encoding pseudaminic acid synthase gives rise to the protein MMSHIEIKNRRIGLGEPAYIVAEMSANHCQDFDQAVRLLHTAKEAGADAVKLQTYTADTLTIQSDKEYFRISGGTLWDGHTLYDLYSEAYTPWEWQTKLKEIADSIGIDLFSTAFDPTAVDFLEQIEVPIHKVASFEIVDIPLIEKMARTGKPLIISTGMATLGEIEEAVHAARRAGATQIALLKCTSAYPAPPEEMNLRTIPHLADAFSVPVGLSDHTLGIAAPVAAVVLGACIVEKHFTLSRDIPGPDSAFSLEPHEFKAMVEAIRTVEKTLGKVHYGVSEREARSRVFRRSLFVVKDMKAGEVFTEENVRSIRPGYGLPPKYLPEILGRRAVRDVEKGTPLRWNLVMTE
- a CDS encoding oligosaccharide flippase family protein, coding for MFSEIKSLATKSAIYGAGDLFLRAISFLLLPLYTRLLNPSDYGIWALANVVSSVVSIFISLSIHGFIPVIYFDGSDEKERRKNIGTLFVSVVLLGGVIALLLDQLGSLLLPMVVRDVPFHPYIRLAIWTTYLNSWGLIPLRLLQTQERSSLYVIFSLFGSLLQIGLALWFLVHLRWGVTGILTGYLIAALIMVVPYTTLALRTLTLSFKANVLKQALIFSLPLVPHSLSSWLLELSDRTILQWYVPLDHLGLYSLAYSYGTLLNLIAYAMNLAWVPYLFRIDAERGTKIASQLGQMGTYFAMTLCLAALFLGLAAQPTIVLLTPSEYHDAGKIASWIVAGILLSSLYYFPVNFLFLRRQTAIVSQITGISSVANIILNICLIPVHGVIAAAWTTFLSYGIMLLLTWWFARKTYLDVYEYRRLAILFVITMTLWIIGNSIPWSMIGFEIAGKSIILCLFPFLITISGFLSDNEKQQIQLLVAKLQTRLSLMK
- the pseG gene encoding UDP-2,4-diacetamido-2,4,6-trideoxy-beta-L-altropyranose hydrolase — its product is MGNWVNPLLIRTDASVQIGTGHLMRCLALAQAWQDAGGQAVFLMAIKAPALESRLQSEGMEIVHLSVQSGSIDDAIQTSYYAHQVGADWIVVDGYHFGTDYQRIIKNQKCRLLLIDDLGSFEYCYADLILNQNVYAHEELYRNREPYTQLLLGTRYALLRREFLKWRGWKREIPDVARKVLVTMGGSDPDNVTLKVIQALQQVDLDGLEAIVVVGGSNPHYEELQSAVQDARSSIRLESNVTNMPELMAWADVAISGGGSTSWELAFMGVPTLTLILASNQRSIAEHLDTMGVVVNLGWYIDVSSMKMAQILTQLLRDPKTRAKMSQCGRQLVDGEGAARVLMDIRDDKLRLRRVREDDCRLLWEWANEKETRASSFSSDPIPWDKHVQWFTRKLLEPNCFFFIAVNRENAPIGQVRFDIDTDGEAEISINIDKDKRGLGYGTLLISKAVNEVFRLTHIRSVHAFIKPNNEASIRAFERAGFKRLSIENIRGNVAIHYIRTRNSE
- a CDS encoding cytidylyltransferase domain-containing protein, giving the protein MKTVAIIQARMGSTRLPGKVLQDLAGEPMLARVVNRTGRAKTIQEVAIATTTNVLDDVIVELCKARDWSWFRGSEEDVLDRYYQAAKKYQADLIVRITSDCPLIEPEIVDQVVQEFLERWPELDYATNTWPQRTFPQGLDTEVMSRDALDRAWHEDRNPTWREHVTPYIYRNPDRFRIHNVLSQVDYSAMRWTVDTTEDLTFVRQIYDYFDHDGFSWHEVLKALEEHPEWLEINRHIQQKVI
- the wbuZ gene encoding glycosyl amidation-associated protein WbuZ, whose product is MPTKIRIIPILLYKDFGLVKGVQFDSWRRVGSAMQAIKVYNLREVDELIFLDITATIQRRHPDFEIVDELADECFVPFTVGGGISDIDDVRNLLAVGADKVVINTAFIENPDIVHKAAQKFGSQCVVVSIDARRKYNGLYEVYTHSGTVNTGIDPVSAAIKAEKLGAGEIIITSIDRDGTMMGYDIDLVRQVSEVVSIPVIASGGAGNYEHMAQVLAESGVSAVAASSIFYFTHQTPLEAKYFLKKKGFNVRI
- the pseC gene encoding UDP-4-amino-4,6-dideoxy-N-acetyl-beta-L-altrosamine transaminase yields the protein MGRHGPGKLAIQGGTPIRQKLLPYGRQLVDDDDIAAVVDVLRSDWLTTGPKIPEFEQAFAALTGSLEAVAVSSGTAALHAAMYAIDIKPRDEVIVPAITFAATANSVVFQGGRPVFVDVHPDTLLIDPEQVIKHISTKTKAIIAVDYTGQPCDYDTLRELADRYNIKLIADACHSLGGNYKGRPVGQLADISTFSFHPVKHITTGEGGMISTNDAELARRIRVFRNHGITSDHRQREQQGSWFYEMVDLGYNYRITDIQCALGLSQLRKLAAWVKRRQEIAQQYNSAFAEIPAVQPLGVRAEVSHAYHLYVIRLDVTKLQATRGQIFAALRAEGIGVNVHYIPVHLHPFYRKQLGTKPGMCPVAEAAYEQIISLPIFPQMTDADVEDVIEAVHKVVRAFTV